In one window of Bizionia sp. M204 DNA:
- a CDS encoding TlpA disulfide reductase family protein: MKNHLFLLCLFVSFTTFAQHHIQGQFSPAESFNFALLYHVTPTGTNYVEQAKTDTDGYWSIELQAGSKIGIYKIVYATPVEDNNFDVFYNGKESISLLFDIETGLHFTASEENKLWHTYTDSILKINSAIGRYYMSQKTDSSEITAIFKNLKSTQDFYEKASTNMMISPFVKSNKTYIPSAYEDVSTYSLNLKKHYFDYMDFSNPLLQSSDFLNERVTAYVFAMPEDANYYKMAVDDVVKATNDTDEAKIMVLENLWKIMIDKQQPDVANYISDTYLLPLAKTFNRTYLLETLEDYNKSAIGKKAMDFNFTYLENSKAIKTNLHRFNPTKSTLLIFWSSGCGHCLEELPKVKTLMAQHPEITVLAYALEDGVRNWNQTIEHFPSFIHTYDLKKWDSPLIKAYGISATPSYFVLDSDKVILAKPEHVEDLETYFNK; encoded by the coding sequence ATGAAAAACCATCTTTTCCTTCTGTGTCTGTTTGTATCTTTTACAACGTTTGCGCAACATCATATTCAAGGTCAATTTTCGCCAGCCGAATCCTTCAATTTTGCTTTACTTTATCATGTAACACCTACTGGAACAAACTATGTAGAACAGGCAAAAACCGATACTGACGGGTATTGGTCTATAGAATTGCAGGCAGGTTCTAAAATCGGAATTTATAAAATAGTGTATGCAACTCCTGTTGAAGACAATAATTTTGATGTTTTTTACAACGGTAAAGAATCTATTTCTTTGCTATTCGATATAGAAACAGGATTGCATTTTACAGCTTCCGAAGAAAATAAATTATGGCACACTTATACGGATAGTATTTTAAAAATAAACAGTGCGATTGGCAGATATTATATGTCGCAAAAAACAGATTCATCTGAAATAACAGCCATTTTCAAAAACCTAAAGAGCACACAAGACTTTTACGAAAAAGCATCGACTAATATGATGATTTCGCCTTTTGTAAAATCGAATAAAACCTATATTCCTAGCGCTTATGAAGATGTAAGCACCTATTCATTAAACTTAAAAAAGCATTATTTTGATTATATGGATTTCAGTAATCCTTTGTTGCAAAGTTCTGATTTTTTAAATGAACGTGTTACGGCCTATGTGTTTGCTATGCCTGAAGATGCTAACTATTACAAAATGGCTGTGGACGATGTGGTAAAAGCAACAAACGATACCGACGAAGCCAAAATTATGGTTTTGGAAAATCTGTGGAAAATCATGATAGATAAACAGCAACCCGACGTGGCAAATTACATTAGCGACACCTATTTATTACCCCTTGCTAAAACCTTTAACAGAACCTATTTACTGGAAACGTTGGAAGATTATAATAAATCTGCTATCGGTAAAAAGGCTATGGATTTCAATTTTACATATTTAGAAAATAGCAAGGCTATAAAAACCAATTTACACCGTTTTAATCCAACAAAAAGTACGCTTCTAATTTTCTGGAGTAGTGGCTGTGGGCATTGTTTAGAAGAATTACCAAAAGTAAAAACTCTTATGGCGCAACATCCCGAAATTACCGTTTTAGCGTATGCTTTGGAAGATGGCGTTAGAAACTGGAATCAAACTATTGAGCATTTTCCAAGTTTTATTCATACTTACGATTTAAAAAAATGGGATAGCCCATTAATTAAGGCCTACGGCATTTCTGCTACGCCATCCTATTTCGTTTTAGATAGCGATAAGGTTATTTTAGCAAAGCCAGAACATGTTGAAGATTTGGAAACTTATTTTAATAAATAA
- a CDS encoding winged helix-turn-helix domain-containing protein, which yields MAKRFIFKISGLLIVLLSIVLLLTTKDDSTLFSERVKVSLREVGNQLLLINQDSTSLVLPVKALKNNTFQLTFEKPLSFEPSQLVSIIDASFHKSALPNNYIVETIACEAQEVAYSFQILNNVENSIVPCSGRYLPESCYAIEVVFTDLKPHASLKKAGLYSLLLSGFGLLFFGFYKRKEVVLSTKEVGSYSEIGSFHFYPEQNKLVKHAEEISLSKKECELLEIFAANPNQIIKRDELTKKVWEDHGVFVGRSLDTYISKLRKKLQDDTSIKITNIHGVGYKLELT from the coding sequence ATGGCAAAAAGATTTATTTTTAAAATTAGTGGCTTACTAATTGTCTTATTATCAATTGTATTACTACTCACTACCAAAGATGATTCAACCTTATTTTCTGAACGCGTTAAAGTGTCATTACGTGAAGTTGGCAACCAATTATTGCTTATAAACCAAGATTCTACATCCTTGGTTTTACCTGTAAAAGCGCTTAAAAATAATACTTTCCAATTAACTTTTGAAAAGCCCTTATCTTTCGAGCCTAGTCAGTTAGTGTCCATAATTGACGCCTCATTTCATAAGTCAGCACTTCCAAATAATTATATAGTTGAAACTATTGCTTGCGAAGCTCAAGAAGTGGCTTATAGTTTTCAAATTTTAAATAATGTAGAAAATAGCATTGTACCTTGTAGTGGCAGATATTTACCGGAAAGTTGCTACGCCATCGAGGTGGTATTTACGGATTTAAAACCGCATGCATCCTTAAAAAAAGCTGGGCTTTATAGCTTGTTATTAAGTGGTTTTGGCTTATTGTTTTTTGGTTTTTATAAACGAAAAGAAGTTGTTTTAAGCACTAAAGAAGTTGGGAGTTATTCAGAAATTGGCAGTTTTCACTTTTATCCGGAACAGAACAAACTGGTCAAACATGCGGAGGAAATCAGTCTTTCTAAAAAGGAATGTGAGCTATTAGAAATATTTGCAGCCAACCCAAATCAAATCATAAAACGCGATGAACTCACTAAAAAAGTGTGGGAAGATCATGGTGTTTTTGTTGGCAGAAGTTTGGATACGTATATTTCTAAATTACGTAAGAAACTCCAAGATGATACCTCCATTAAAATCACCAACATACATGGCGTAGGTTATAAGCTTGAACTTACATAG
- a CDS encoding YraN family protein produces MAHHNELGELGEQLAAEYLQAKGYVILERNYRFKKAEIDIIAKHNNQMICVEVKARNSDFFGDPQEFVTPGKVKLLVKAMDAYVTENDIDLDSRFDIIAVLKNKTTETITHYENAFYHF; encoded by the coding sequence ATGGCACATCATAACGAATTAGGTGAATTAGGAGAACAACTAGCGGCAGAATATTTGCAAGCTAAAGGCTATGTTATTCTAGAGCGAAACTACCGATTTAAAAAAGCCGAAATAGATATTATTGCCAAACATAATAATCAGATGATTTGCGTAGAAGTGAAAGCCCGTAACTCTGATTTTTTTGGCGATCCGCAAGAATTTGTTACACCTGGAAAAGTTAAATTACTCGTAAAAGCTATGGATGCTTATGTAACCGAAAATGATATTGATTTAGATAGTCGGTTTGATATTATAGCTGTTCTGAAAAATAAAACCACGGAAACCATTACGCATTATGAAAATGCGTTTTATCATTTTTAA